Proteins from a genomic interval of Pseudodesulfovibrio alkaliphilus:
- a CDS encoding M3 family metallopeptidase produces MEQNNWSFNKSDHHPPVVRRIIELQNAETCLDSRQNGNCPSLSLGQLSFIIKKGKAISIYNELLILFDIYLKQDMSSSCRQKDYMTAAHVYGNALRTLSLELKTSLKNELSTVSHPSLGPEWTDYVTATLAPRRKASIELVEVKKYEMQLQKLYFSLISSIASNSELSLSTNCKASPRTQRKEIWLNENRAWEEKEVQFDILFDSIIRSRKMIAAHCGAEDYSEFVNRRQKADILTDSFANNVITPCRAILHKVHSQRKTKLGVKRLRPYDLTTRNIRGFTELDEWTKKTRTLIGCIHPSLPALFNSILDEGLHDLQLRKGKSAESCCHQLPHSKKAFVFLSLIGGRRDIMAGIHELGHAIHINLSFRKFHRFFNYKVNPATSEFFALTLELLSLEHLGIYYPDNASSSWAVKKHLEGILNVFLTCETVSTFEKAIYSTFLTASERKILFTETLSRNLGQTDYQGYEKHLGLWSYRIPLLVSAPGYFANYAHTQLAALFFYDSIRKGIFSIEDYLRLMEEKGNASPTETYREIGFVTDGKNISNILESLAERLLRP; encoded by the coding sequence ATGGAACAGAATAACTGGTCATTCAACAAATCGGATCATCACCCCCCAGTCGTTCGTAGAATCATAGAGCTGCAAAATGCCGAGACGTGTCTGGACTCTCGGCAAAACGGCAATTGCCCCTCCCTTTCCCTAGGGCAACTATCGTTTATCATAAAGAAGGGAAAAGCTATCAGCATCTATAACGAGCTGCTGATACTGTTCGACATCTACCTGAAGCAGGACATGTCTTCCTCATGTCGCCAAAAGGATTACATGACCGCCGCCCATGTGTATGGGAATGCGCTCCGGACTCTCTCTCTTGAGCTGAAAACATCACTCAAAAATGAACTCAGCACAGTGTCCCATCCATCCCTGGGGCCGGAGTGGACAGACTACGTAACCGCAACGCTTGCCCCTCGTAGAAAGGCAAGCATCGAGCTGGTTGAAGTAAAAAAATATGAAATGCAGCTTCAAAAACTATATTTCAGTTTGATTTCCTCCATAGCAAGCAACTCCGAATTGTCACTATCCACAAATTGTAAGGCCTCCCCCAGAACACAAAGAAAGGAAATATGGCTCAATGAAAACCGGGCATGGGAGGAGAAGGAAGTACAGTTCGACATACTCTTTGACAGCATCATACGATCCAGGAAAATGATCGCCGCCCATTGCGGGGCCGAGGACTACTCGGAATTCGTGAACCGAAGACAGAAAGCCGACATCCTGACCGACTCGTTTGCCAACAACGTGATCACTCCATGCAGGGCAATCCTGCACAAGGTGCATTCGCAACGCAAAACCAAGCTTGGAGTGAAACGTCTACGCCCCTATGATCTCACGACCAGAAACATCAGGGGATTTACGGAACTGGACGAGTGGACAAAAAAAACGCGGACGCTGATAGGCTGCATACATCCGTCACTGCCCGCGCTTTTCAACTCCATACTGGATGAAGGGCTGCATGACCTGCAACTCAGAAAGGGGAAAAGTGCGGAATCCTGTTGTCACCAACTCCCGCACAGCAAAAAAGCATTTGTATTCCTAAGCCTTATCGGAGGACGCAGGGATATCATGGCGGGCATCCACGAACTTGGACATGCAATACATATCAACCTGTCCTTCAGAAAGTTCCATCGTTTTTTCAACTACAAGGTGAACCCGGCCACCAGCGAATTCTTTGCCTTGACCTTGGAACTCCTTTCACTGGAGCACCTCGGCATCTACTATCCGGACAACGCCTCATCTTCATGGGCCGTAAAGAAACACCTCGAAGGGATTCTCAATGTCTTCCTAACGTGTGAGACAGTCAGCACGTTTGAAAAGGCCATATATTCGACATTTCTCACGGCTTCGGAACGGAAAATCCTTTTTACGGAAACACTGTCCAGAAACCTCGGCCAGACAGACTATCAGGGCTATGAAAAACACCTCGGGCTCTGGTCATATCGTATCCCACTTCTTGTTTCAGCTCCCGGCTACTTTGCGAACTATGCCCACACTCAACTCGCGGCACTCTTCTTTTATGACTCAATCCGAAAAGGAATCTTCAGTATTGAAGACTACCTGAGACTCATGGAGGAAAAAGGAAACGCATCTCCCACGGAAACATACCGGGAGATCGGCTTTGTCACCGACGGCAAGAACATCAGCAACATCCTTGAATCATTGGCTGAACGACTGCTACGGCCCTGA